Proteins co-encoded in one Candidatus Latescibacter sp. genomic window:
- a CDS encoding DUF86 domain-containing protein has product MWKDEGYLLDIFNEAKKLVRHFQGVSRQDFFRDEERQYVAFWSISVMGEAAGKVSQKFRAENPDLPWREMIGIRNVLIHNYARIDLDIVWGVITHSAPQLIQSIGPLLPDKDEV; this is encoded by the coding sequence ATGTGGAAAGATGAGGGATATCTACTCGATATTTTCAATGAGGCAAAGAAACTCGTCCGACATTTTCAGGGAGTTTCACGCCAAGATTTTTTTCGTGATGAGGAGAGGCAGTATGTGGCGTTCTGGTCAATCTCAGTAATGGGCGAAGCTGCAGGAAAGGTTTCCCAGAAATTTCGGGCTGAAAACCCCGATCTCCCCTGGCGGGAGATGATCGGAATCCGAAACGTGCTCATACATAATTATGCGCGTATTGACCTTGACATTGTTTGGGGAGTCATCACCCATTCTGCACCGCAACTTATCCAGTCAATTGGACCGCTGTTACCGGACAAAGATGAAGTTTGA
- a CDS encoding nucleotidyltransferase domain-containing protein, with amino-acid sequence MIIATDNRLIYQKIRKYTQRLAENHIGVWRIYLYGSYAKSAARPDSDIDLAVFLDKDEIDGFREDVELMRLRWDIDLRIEPHAFAKSDFDETNPYIREIIETGERIV; translated from the coding sequence ATGATTATTGCAACGGATAACCGGTTGATATACCAGAAGATCAGAAAATACACGCAACGCCTTGCGGAGAATCATATCGGCGTGTGGCGAATTTATCTCTATGGGTCGTATGCCAAAAGCGCCGCTCGACCGGATAGCGATATTGATCTGGCGGTCTTCCTGGATAAGGATGAGATTGACGGATTTCGGGAGGATGTCGAACTGATGCGACTCCGGTGGGACATCGATCTCAGAATAGAACCGCATGCATTTGCAAAGTCGGACTTTGACGAGACGAACCCCTACATCAGGGAAATCATCGAGACAGGGGAGAGGATCGTGTGA
- a CDS encoding phage Gp37/Gp68 family protein encodes MGIKSAIEWTESTWNPVTGCTKVSLGCAHCYAMRMALRLQAMGQANYVKGFQVTIHEHALNLPLQWKSPQIIFVNSMSDLFHEDVPFSFIRQVFAVMEAASWHRFQILTKRSERMAELANMLPWPKNVWMGVTVESGAFLNRIDHLRSVEAAVRFLSLEPLLDPVQNMDLTGIDWVIVGGESGPGARPMKAEWVRDVLNQCRNADVPFFFKQWGGTNKKKAGRLLDGRVYDEMPSPDEYFTQLALSQLDSLTEMKY; translated from the coding sequence ATGGGAATAAAATCTGCAATCGAATGGACCGAATCAACATGGAATCCAGTGACGGGCTGTACAAAAGTCAGCCTCGGTTGCGCCCATTGTTATGCCATGCGAATGGCATTGCGTCTTCAGGCGATGGGACAGGCAAACTATGTCAAGGGTTTTCAAGTGACAATCCACGAACATGCGCTTAATCTGCCGTTGCAATGGAAAAGCCCTCAAATAATATTCGTAAATTCAATGTCCGATCTTTTTCATGAAGACGTACCTTTCTCCTTTATACGCCAGGTTTTTGCGGTGATGGAGGCGGCGTCATGGCACAGGTTTCAGATATTGACAAAACGCTCCGAGCGGATGGCGGAACTCGCCAATATGTTGCCGTGGCCGAAAAATGTATGGATGGGTGTTACGGTGGAAAGTGGCGCTTTCTTGAATCGTATCGACCACCTCCGGTCTGTAGAAGCCGCCGTGCGGTTTCTGTCGCTTGAACCTCTCCTCGACCCGGTGCAAAATATGGATTTGACAGGAATCGACTGGGTGATAGTGGGCGGAGAATCTGGCCCCGGTGCACGTCCTATGAAGGCGGAATGGGTTCGCGATGTACTCAATCAATGCCGCAATGCGGATGTACCTTTCTTCTTCAAGCAATGGGGAGGAACGAACAAAAAAAAGGCCGGGCGTCTTTTGGATGGACGGGTATACGACGAGATGCCTTCTCCTGATGAATACTTTACGCAATTGGCTCTTTCCCAATTGGATTCACTTACAGAGATGAAATACTGA
- a CDS encoding heparinase II/III family protein, translating into MKKKYFIAGKTAIFCLILPILTETAGGFAAERLSIPTGKTTPILKIDGDPNLLSLASNGALVWDAPIGDRAQFAFPLPAGAKFEDYGLCKFDVKIEGGPAEVRVFAERPGVHTWVWRPIDIHRPPDGWYTVHIDLAQPEIVMALFHLDSVYKAQSPRLSFHLWSFDSGYPDLEKRRKISIRNVRLVKRYLDVFWNGTDFRVVPDASGDLVYEYPLVVHNSGTVARSISARMERTEGRYGSALITPLEAVVGPGDSAHFTATLRLPKSVASTLPVFSCEWYQPVFAVKGAADSDEGILRSCKRIPLPLIIMPKERGADAVYGQNIVPLIRQRYASTDWGKKEGDSIIAQAKRLLAGDLTIPDGPGWAAAYYYCEEHRCGLQYQGPGKHFCPVGKEYRTKDFAGVSLDRDYATSRHEALARGARPLSLAYVLTGDARFAKAALSIMEQYKAKYFTWDWMDLDTATNTIDKGRIEFAKYMEAYPFRSMVESLEFLRASGGVDAEQARGLEKGLLLPALAEMGDFRMDMICRETSIVITTLTGGLAWNNAPLVAFSLASPFGYWSLRRYGATADGLVHGHGYAQNHFAKNVIDMAEMMYRNGRDTFDPELKRLADCSFWWSVPMNPAGAADIFTVTARHYPDPVYKAYALRSLIEGEPTELRGAAPDLSIPPTVNFPSSGLSILRRPDPAGKGTLDAEFKWGIPDNRGSFSVLSLGLNFRGYRAQSYPGHFPWGSTDLHHLWQIQSASHTTLVVDAHNQSGMKDYFKGHYQPHASQQVFYEDGKNAAVTLAYNDRIYPGVKIWRAVCVLDGAYLVMDMLRSEKEHTYDWWFHGVPDHSNGLAGIQADFKSRPEPLGKEDGYQMVQNLSSARVSGDLAGDWTIPKTGSRDEFTFSLRAMNDAPMEAIHGFEWSFQYTKPEKEFLVLRREKTKNADFIVLLQPHGGSEAVAAHQRFAVTDTQGRTLENAAGVWVTLGGKLYEIIVNPGGAEVKTAIGSTRKYVSVEME; encoded by the coding sequence ATGAAAAAAAAATACTTTATTGCAGGAAAGACAGCCATTTTCTGTTTGATACTACCGATTCTCACCGAAACCGCAGGAGGATTCGCCGCCGAGCGGCTCTCCATCCCCACAGGCAAGACTACTCCCATCCTGAAGATCGATGGCGACCCTAACCTTCTCTCATTGGCAAGTAACGGGGCGCTGGTATGGGACGCCCCCATCGGCGACCGCGCCCAATTCGCCTTCCCTTTGCCGGCGGGAGCCAAGTTCGAAGACTACGGCCTCTGCAAGTTCGATGTGAAAATCGAGGGTGGCCCTGCCGAAGTGCGGGTGTTCGCCGAGCGCCCGGGAGTCCACACCTGGGTCTGGCGGCCTATCGACATCCACCGCCCGCCAGACGGCTGGTACACGGTTCACATTGACCTCGCCCAGCCGGAAATTGTGATGGCGTTATTTCATTTGGATAGCGTATACAAGGCTCAGTCCCCCCGGCTTTCATTCCATCTCTGGTCTTTCGACTCCGGCTACCCGGATTTGGAGAAGCGCCGAAAAATATCCATCCGCAACGTCCGGCTGGTGAAGCGGTATCTCGATGTTTTCTGGAACGGCACGGATTTTCGCGTAGTCCCTGATGCTTCGGGCGATCTCGTGTATGAATATCCCCTCGTGGTACATAACAGCGGCACGGTTGCCCGCAGCATCTCCGCCCGTATGGAGCGGACGGAGGGACGGTACGGTTCAGCTCTTATCACACCGCTCGAAGCGGTGGTGGGTCCTGGCGATTCGGCGCACTTCACTGCGACCCTGCGGCTCCCGAAGAGCGTGGCCTCAACCCTGCCGGTTTTCTCCTGCGAGTGGTATCAGCCGGTGTTCGCAGTCAAGGGCGCGGCGGATTCCGACGAAGGCATTCTCCGCTCATGCAAGCGCATCCCCCTGCCGCTTATCATCATGCCAAAGGAGAGGGGCGCAGATGCCGTCTACGGTCAGAACATCGTCCCGCTCATCCGTCAGAGATATGCCTCTACCGATTGGGGAAAGAAGGAAGGCGATTCAATCATCGCCCAGGCAAAAAGGCTCCTCGCCGGTGACCTCACCATCCCGGACGGTCCTGGATGGGCCGCCGCTTACTATTACTGTGAGGAGCACCGCTGCGGCCTGCAATACCAGGGGCCGGGCAAACATTTCTGTCCCGTGGGGAAGGAATATCGCACCAAGGACTTTGCGGGAGTGAGTCTGGACCGCGATTACGCCACCTCCCGTCATGAAGCCCTCGCGCGGGGCGCCCGCCCGCTCTCGCTGGCCTATGTATTGACCGGGGACGCCCGGTTTGCCAAGGCCGCTCTCAGTATCATGGAGCAGTACAAAGCGAAATATTTTACCTGGGACTGGATGGACCTCGACACCGCCACAAACACCATAGACAAAGGCCGCATCGAATTCGCCAAGTACATGGAAGCCTATCCTTTCCGGTCAATGGTCGAAAGTCTGGAATTCCTCCGGGCTTCGGGCGGAGTGGACGCCGAACAGGCGCGCGGACTGGAAAAGGGACTCCTCCTGCCGGCGCTTGCCGAGATGGGCGATTTCCGCATGGACATGATCTGTCGTGAGACCTCCATCGTTATCACCACCCTCACCGGCGGGCTGGCCTGGAACAATGCCCCGCTTGTTGCCTTTTCACTGGCAAGCCCCTTCGGATACTGGAGCCTGCGCCGGTATGGCGCCACTGCGGACGGCCTGGTTCACGGCCACGGTTACGCTCAAAACCACTTTGCAAAGAATGTCATAGACATGGCCGAGATGATGTACCGAAACGGGCGGGACACCTTCGATCCCGAGCTCAAGCGCCTCGCCGACTGTTCTTTCTGGTGGAGCGTTCCCATGAATCCCGCCGGAGCGGCTGACATATTCACTGTCACTGCCCGTCACTATCCCGACCCGGTGTATAAGGCATACGCCCTGCGCTCTCTCATCGAAGGCGAACCGACTGAATTACGGGGAGCCGCACCGGACCTCTCCATTCCTCCTACGGTGAATTTCCCCAGTTCAGGGCTTTCCATCCTGCGCCGTCCCGATCCCGCCGGGAAGGGCACTCTCGATGCCGAATTCAAGTGGGGCATTCCGGACAACCGTGGGTCGTTCTCCGTGCTCTCCCTCGGGCTCAATTTCAGGGGATACCGCGCCCAGAGCTATCCGGGGCACTTCCCCTGGGGCTCGACCGATCTGCACCACCTTTGGCAGATTCAGTCCGCCTCGCATACCACATTGGTAGTGGATGCTCATAATCAGTCCGGCATGAAGGACTACTTTAAAGGACATTACCAGCCCCACGCCTCGCAGCAGGTCTTCTACGAAGATGGGAAAAACGCCGCGGTCACCCTGGCGTATAACGACCGTATCTACCCGGGCGTGAAAATCTGGCGGGCTGTGTGTGTATTGGATGGCGCCTATCTGGTCATGGACATGCTTCGTTCGGAAAAAGAACACACGTATGACTGGTGGTTCCACGGCGTTCCCGACCATTCCAACGGCCTGGCGGGTATACAAGCAGACTTCAAATCCCGTCCTGAACCGCTGGGAAAAGAGGACGGCTATCAGATGGTTCAGAACCTCTCCTCTGCCCGTGTTTCCGGCGACCTAGCAGGCGACTGGACAATCCCGAAGACGGGGAGCCGCGACGAATTCACTTTCTCGCTGCGGGCAATGAACGACGCGCCGATGGAGGCAATCCACGGCTTCGAATGGTCATTCCAGTATACGAAGCCGGAGAAGGAATTTCTTGTTCTTCGCCGTGAAAAGACAAAAAACGCCGATTTCATCGTCCTTCTCCAGCCGCATGGGGGGAGCGAAGCAGTCGCAGCTCACCAGCGGTTCGCAGTTACCGACACACAGGGTCGCACCCTTGAGAACGCAGCCGGTGTATGGGTAACCCTCGGCGGGAAACTGTACGAAATTATTGTAAATCCAGGCGGCGCGGAGGTGAAAACGGCTATAGGAAGCACAAGAAAATATGTGTCAGTGGAAATGGAATGA
- a CDS encoding three-Cys-motif partner protein TcmP has product MTGNCFFDESKDQSRVKSAIVSKYFDAWASVITGVQNKKNLGNKIAYIDLFAGPGRYQDGTRSTPLLILEKAIQKSQIRDSLVTIFNDKDENNTNSLQQAIDELHGIETLKYKPVVQTKEVGEEIVQMFEQMNLIPTLFFVDPWGYKGLSLRLVNSVIKDWGCDCIFFFNYNRINMGLGNPMVKEHMNCLFGKERADEFRVRLEPLDKYEREMVIVEELCQAIKALGPRYVLPFRFRDDKGTRTSHHLIFVSKGFKGYEIMKEIMANKSSSDEQGVASFEYNPADVRPFRQLSLLFQLSRPLDELAGMLLEDFAGRTLTMRQIYEQHNVDRPYVSRNYKQALSKLEEDGKITASTHRRNSFGDDVQVTFPAL; this is encoded by the coding sequence ATGACGGGAAATTGTTTCTTTGATGAGAGCAAAGACCAATCAAGGGTCAAGTCCGCGATTGTTTCAAAGTACTTCGATGCTTGGGCAAGTGTTATCACTGGGGTACAAAATAAAAAAAACCTTGGCAATAAAATTGCGTATATCGATCTATTCGCAGGGCCAGGTCGTTATCAGGATGGTACGCGCTCAACACCGCTCCTGATTTTAGAAAAGGCTATTCAGAAATCGCAAATTCGCGATAGCCTTGTCACAATTTTCAACGATAAGGATGAAAATAATACCAACTCGCTTCAACAGGCCATTGATGAACTTCATGGGATAGAAACTCTTAAATACAAGCCTGTGGTCCAAACGAAAGAAGTGGGAGAAGAGATCGTCCAGATGTTTGAGCAGATGAATCTTATTCCCACACTGTTCTTCGTAGATCCATGGGGCTACAAAGGGCTTTCGCTACGACTCGTAAATTCAGTCATCAAGGATTGGGGGTGCGATTGCATTTTCTTCTTCAATTACAATCGCATCAATATGGGTTTGGGCAATCCTATGGTCAAAGAGCACATGAATTGTCTGTTTGGAAAGGAAAGAGCGGATGAGTTTCGGGTGCGATTAGAGCCGCTTGATAAATATGAAAGAGAGATGGTCATTGTCGAAGAATTATGTCAGGCGATAAAAGCACTGGGCCCGCGTTATGTCTTACCTTTCCGATTCCGTGACGACAAAGGTACCCGTACCAGTCACCATTTGATTTTTGTCAGTAAAGGATTCAAAGGTTATGAGATCATGAAGGAAATCATGGCCAATAAATCCTCTTCTGACGAACAGGGGGTGGCCTCTTTTGAATATAATCCAGCGGATGTTAGACCGTTCCGTCAACTATCGCTACTCTTCCAATTGTCAAGGCCATTGGATGAATTGGCGGGCATGCTCTTGGAGGATTTTGCCGGGAGGACACTAACGATGCGTCAGATATACGAGCAACATAATGTTGACCGACCATATGTGAGCCGAAACTACAAGCAGGCTTTAAGCAAACTCGAAGAGGACGGAAAGATAACGGCCAGCACGCACCGGAGAAACTCTTTCGGAGATGATGTACAGGTCACGTTTCCAGCGCTTTGA
- a CDS encoding ADP-ribosylglycohydrolase family protein translates to MKFRILALSFLVFTFAATLYGQENMKTISIDTLRDKIAGGWAGKMIGVSYGAPTEFRAQGKTYEEKLAWEKPSRVNNALRQDDLYVQLSLMMTMDQYGIDAPAAKFAESFATAGYPLWHANAQGRKNFFDGIMPPLSGSPEYNMHADDIDFQIEADYIGFINPGMPKTAMLLADKVGHIMNYGDGVYGGVFMSAMYTQAFFENDIQKIVKNALLSIPAKSDYAKCISDVLILKSRYPDDWRATWKKLEEKWGDDHICGALSPFNIDAKINGAYVVIGLLYGDGDFGKTMEIAIRCGQDSDCNPSNAAAVIGIMRGYSGVPNEWKDGIPAIADSLFIYTKYSFNSAVENTMKYAKQLITENGGKISANEAAIKIQKPVAAPFEVSFPRLVPDRVVAVSDSTAWTFKGNWKSASRNTITSESAGAEAVFTFTGTGVTLHGSWWKDGGKADVYVDGKLSRTIDTWFNQRGSYEIWETLKLKPGKHTARLVVKGEKRSESTGTSITLSGATVFKTGPKKSEGVKI, encoded by the coding sequence ATGAAGTTTCGTATTCTGGCATTATCTTTTCTTGTATTTACCTTTGCCGCCACACTATACGGTCAGGAAAACATGAAAACCATCAGCATTGACACACTTCGTGACAAAATTGCCGGCGGCTGGGCCGGCAAGATGATCGGGGTCTCCTACGGCGCACCAACGGAGTTCCGGGCGCAGGGAAAGACCTACGAGGAAAAACTCGCCTGGGAAAAACCCTCGCGGGTGAATAATGCACTCCGGCAGGACGATCTCTATGTCCAGTTAAGTTTAATGATGACCATGGACCAGTATGGGATCGATGCACCCGCGGCAAAATTCGCCGAATCTTTCGCCACCGCAGGTTATCCTTTATGGCACGCCAATGCACAGGGCCGGAAGAATTTCTTCGATGGTATCATGCCGCCTCTTTCCGGAAGCCCGGAATACAACATGCATGCCGACGATATCGATTTTCAGATCGAGGCCGACTATATCGGGTTCATTAACCCCGGCATGCCAAAGACCGCAATGTTGCTTGCCGACAAGGTCGGGCATATCATGAATTACGGCGACGGCGTCTATGGCGGAGTGTTTATGTCAGCAATGTATACACAGGCGTTTTTCGAGAACGACATCCAGAAGATAGTGAAAAATGCCCTTCTCTCAATTCCCGCAAAGAGCGACTATGCAAAATGCATCAGTGATGTGCTGATTTTGAAATCACGATATCCGGATGACTGGCGGGCAACCTGGAAAAAACTTGAGGAGAAATGGGGCGACGATCATATCTGCGGAGCGTTGAGTCCTTTTAATATCGATGCCAAGATAAACGGCGCCTATGTGGTCATCGGCCTTCTTTACGGCGATGGGGATTTCGGGAAGACCATGGAAATCGCCATCCGCTGCGGGCAGGATTCGGACTGCAATCCTTCGAATGCTGCCGCGGTCATTGGAATCATGAGGGGTTATAGCGGGGTACCGAACGAATGGAAAGACGGCATCCCGGCAATTGCCGATTCTCTTTTTATATACACCAAATATTCATTTAACTCGGCAGTGGAAAACACCATGAAATATGCCAAACAGCTCATAACGGAAAACGGCGGGAAGATTTCAGCAAACGAAGCGGCGATCAAAATTCAGAAACCTGTGGCTGCGCCGTTCGAGGTTTCATTCCCCCGTCTGGTTCCCGACCGGGTCGTTGCTGTATCCGACAGCACCGCCTGGACATTTAAAGGAAATTGGAAAAGTGCTTCAAGGAATACCATAACCAGTGAAAGCGCGGGGGCGGAAGCTGTATTCACCTTTACCGGGACGGGAGTCACCCTCCATGGGTCATGGTGGAAGGATGGCGGCAAGGCTGATGTGTATGTGGACGGGAAATTGAGCCGTACCATCGATACCTGGTTCAATCAGCGGGGGAGCTATGAAATATGGGAAACTCTGAAGCTGAAACCGGGAAAACACACCGCGCGCCTGGTGGTGAAAGGTGAAAAAAGATCTGAATCAACGGGGACTTCTATCACCCTGTCCGGCGCTACCGTTTTCAAAACCGGCCCGAAAAAAAGCGAGGGAGTGAAGATATAA
- a CDS encoding nucleoside hydrolase: MKIIFDTDLAGDIDDAFAHALVQVSPEFEVLGITTADGPAHLRARVSCRMLYECGQENIPVAAGRQTRAGSPIPRQMHWGDGFERLKPVKQPAADFIIGMLRKFPGQVTIISVGPVTNLADVIEKDPDAWKMVKGVYSMFGSFYIGYDGGPIPDAEWNVKADVESAKKFMNSGIPITLAGLDVTTLVKYSAERRTRLFMRRSPLTDAISGLYTLWAGERSNADPTLFDPVAVSMALNAGFVSTRAAYVRVTDEGYTVIDESKSPNCRIGMHVNREAFLDWLTGRLLDQNLMRK, encoded by the coding sequence TTGAAAATCATCTTCGATACCGACCTGGCGGGGGATATCGACGACGCGTTTGCCCATGCCCTGGTACAGGTCAGCCCCGAATTCGAGGTGCTGGGGATCACCACCGCTGACGGTCCCGCCCACCTGCGGGCAAGGGTGAGCTGCCGGATGCTTTACGAGTGCGGGCAGGAAAATATCCCGGTGGCGGCGGGGAGGCAGACTAGAGCAGGGAGCCCCATTCCCCGTCAAATGCATTGGGGCGATGGCTTCGAGAGATTGAAACCGGTGAAGCAGCCCGCCGCAGATTTCATTATCGGAATGCTCAGGAAATTTCCCGGCCAGGTCACCATCATCAGCGTGGGGCCGGTCACCAATCTGGCGGATGTGATCGAAAAGGACCCCGATGCATGGAAAATGGTGAAAGGGGTGTACTCCATGTTCGGTTCCTTTTACATTGGCTATGACGGCGGCCCCATACCCGACGCCGAATGGAATGTGAAAGCCGATGTGGAGAGCGCGAAGAAATTCATGAACTCCGGTATCCCTATCACTCTGGCCGGGCTTGATGTGACCACTCTGGTCAAGTATTCCGCGGAACGGCGCACCCGCCTCTTTATGCGCCGCTCGCCCCTGACCGACGCCATCTCCGGGCTTTACACTCTCTGGGCAGGAGAGCGGTCGAACGCCGATCCCACATTGTTTGACCCGGTGGCGGTCTCCATGGCACTGAACGCCGGTTTCGTCTCCACCCGCGCCGCGTATGTCCGGGTGACCGATGAAGGCTATACGGTGATTGACGAATCCAAATCCCCCAACTGTCGTATCGGCATGCATGTCAACCGTGAGGCGTTTTTAGACTGGTTGACTGGAAGGCTGTTGGATCAGAATCTGATGAGGAAATAA
- a CDS encoding nucleotidyltransferase domain-containing protein, whose translation MITSLPLQIEQITTFCRKWGIHELAVFGSVLRPDFSQESDVDFLVTYQEGMKPEWPRILDMQEELTALVGRPVDVIDRKNVELSENYIKRKHILQSAQVIYVER comes from the coding sequence GTGATAACTTCTTTGCCGTTACAAATAGAACAAATAACCACCTTCTGCCGTAAATGGGGAATTCACGAGCTTGCCGTGTTCGGCTCCGTTTTACGGCCTGACTTCAGTCAAGAGAGCGATGTTGATTTTCTCGTAACATACCAGGAAGGAATGAAACCTGAATGGCCTCGTATTCTCGACATGCAGGAGGAACTCACCGCGCTGGTTGGCCGTCCGGTGGATGTTATAGACCGCAAGAATGTTGAACTGAGCGAAAATTATATTAAACGGAAACATATCCTGCAAAGCGCACAGGTGATATATGTGGAAAGATGA